The sequence CGCGAACGGCGTTCAGGAAGTCCTCGTCGGAGAAATCCGGCCAGAGAACATCGGTTACGTGGATTTCGGCGTAGGCGATCTGCCAGAGAAGGTAATTGCTCACGCGCAGTTCGCCGGCGGTACGTATCAGGAGGTCCGGGTCCGGCATCCCCGCGGTGTACAGGTGATTTCCGATGAGGGCGTCGTCCACGGCTTCCGGCGCCGTGCCCTCGCGCATGATGGCCCGAACGGCGTCCACGATCTCGTTGCGCCCGCCGTAGTTGATGGCGAGGGTCAAGGTGAGGCCGGTATTGTCCCGCGTCAACGCCATATCGCGATCCAGTTCGGTTTTCAGACTGGCGGGCAGTTCGTGCAGGCGTCCGATGATGTTGAACCGGACGTTCTCCGCGTGGAGCGACTGGATCTCTTCGTGGGCGACGTGTTCAATGAGCGACATAAGGCCGCTGACTTCGTCCGCGGGACGCGACCAGTTCTCATTGCTGAACGCGTACATGGTGAGGTAGGGGATGCCGAGCTTACCGCAGAGATCGGTAACCCGACGGACGGTGTAATGGCCCTGCGCGTGCCCCGAGACCCGGGGAAGGCCCTGACGTTTGGCCCAGCGCCCGTTGCCATCCATGATGACGGCTACGTGCTGGGGGAGGCGGGAAAGGTCGATATCTGTCGGCATAGGATCCAGGGTGCAGGGTGCAGGGTGTAGGGTCCAGGATGCAGGACTCAAACCCTACACCCTGGACCCGAAACCCCTCCTCAGACTTCCATCAGTTCGGCTTCTTTGGCCTTCTGCACCTGGTCCAGTTCGACGATGTACCTGTCGGTGAGTTTCTGGACTTCAGCCTGCAGGCGTTTGAGCTCGTCCTCGCTCATTTCGTGCGATTTCTGGCTCTTCTGGAGGTGCTCGTTGGCGTCCCGGCGAACGTTGCGGATGGCCACCCGGCCGTGCTCCACTTCACCGTGTGTCTGCTTGACCATCTGCTTGCGGCGATCCTCGGTCATCTGCGGGATATTGAGGCGGATGCACGTTCCATCGCTGTTGGGGTTCAGGCCGAGGTCGCTCTTGAGGATGGCTTTCTCCAGCGCCGGCAGCATATTCCGATCGAACGGCGTAATGAGCAGCTGGCGCGCTTCGGGCACGGCGATGCTTGCGACCTGGTTCACCGGCAGCTCCGTACCGTACGCGTTCACCGTCACGTGTTCCAGAATCCCGGCGTTGGCCCGGCCGGTACGGATGTTACGCAGTTCCTTGTTCGTAGCCTCGACCGCCTGCTTCATGCGGTGCTCGGCGTCCTTCACGATGTCGTTTGGCATGGGTTGGTCCCTTTCAGTTGGGGGGCCAGCGCCGGTTTGGAAGGGCAGGGCGGGCCACCTTCCGCAAACCGGCTAACTGCTCCCGGATATCCGATCAAGCAGCGCGGCAACGGCGTCCCTGGTGCTGACCAGCGTGCCGATATCCTCGCCGCTGACGATTCGACTGATGTTTCCATGAACGCCGATGTCGCAAACGACGATCGGCATCTGGTGCTGCATGCTATGTGTGAGGGCGGTCAGGTCCATCACCTTCAGGCGATCCCGGATCACTTCTTCATAGGTCAGCGCGTGGTACTTGTTAGCCGTCGGGTAGATATTGGGATCGCTGTCGTAGACGCCATCCACCCTGTTCTTGGCCATAATCAATACATCGGCGCCGATCTCCGTGGCTCGCAGGGCAGCAGCGGTATCCGTGGTAAAATACGGGTTTCCGGTGCCTGCCGCGAAGACCACGACGCGCCCCTTCTCCAGGTGGCGGGTGGCGCGGCGCCGGATGAACGGTTCGGCGACAGCCTGCATCTGGAGGGCGCTCTGGACGCGGCAGGGAGTGCCGAGCCTTTCCAGGATGCCCTGCAGGGCCAGGGCGTTGATGACCGTGGCCAGCATGCCCATGTAGTGCGCCTGAGCCTCTTCAATGCCGGAACCGGCAGTGGCCGCACCCCGCACGAAATTGCCACCACCGACGACGATGGCGATCTCCACGCCCCGCGCGCGCACTTCGCTGACTTCGGACGCGAATCGCGAGATGACGTCCTGGTCCAGCCCCTGGCACTGGTCCCCGGCGAAAGCCTCTCCGCTCAGTTTGAGCAGGATGCGGGTGCGCCGGACGTCCGGGCCGGCAGAATCGCCCCAGCGACCGCCGGCCGGACTACCCGGTGAAAGAACTGCTGCCATATCGGGGGGAACGAGTTCCAACTAGGCCTCCGCCTGCTCGGTCTCCTCGACGCCCTCACCCACGCGAAAGGCGGCAAAGCGAGCGACATCTATCTTCTCGCCCATCTTCGCGCGAAGGTCATCCAGGATGTCCTTCACAGTGCGACCATCCGGGCTCTTGACGAAGGGCTGTTCCATCAGAACGAGTTCCTGCATGCGCTTATTGACGCGGCCCTCGGCGATCTTCTGGACGGCCGCTTCGGGTTTGCCCTCGTTGCGCGCGAGTTGCAGGTTGATCTCGAGTTCGTTGGCGAGGAATTCGGCGGGGATGTCCTCGCGGCGAACGAATTCCGGCTTCGCGGCGGCGATGTGCATCGCCAGGTCACGCGCCATGGTCTGGAACTCATCGTTGCGAGCGACGAAGTCTGTCTCGCAATTGAGTTCGATCATCACGCCGATTTTTCGGCCCACCGGATGGATGTAAGACCCGATAGTGCCTTCCTTCGCGACGCGGGCCGCGCGCTTTGCGGCGCCGGCCAGCCCCTTCTCGCGAAGCCACTTGCGAGCTTCTTCCTTGTCTCCCGTGCTGGCTTCCAGCGCCTTCTTGCAGTCCATCATGCCGGCGCCGGTTTCGTCCCTGAGTTCCTTAACTTGCGTTGCTGATATGGCCATTACTTATTCCTGATATTGTGCCTACGCGCGCTTGACGCGCCATTTTGGGACGGGCGGGAGCAAGACTCCCGCCCGATCGCTCTCTATTTATACGGCGAGCGCTCCGGGTGCGGCATGCGCACGAGGAGACGTTGCCGTGATTTGTTTACTCTTCGCCGGCTTCACCGAGGACGACGTTTTCCTCGGCAGCTTCTTCGATAGTTTCCGCGGTTTCTTCGGCCGGCTTTTCGCCGTCCGCGTCGGGAGCGGCGGTTTCGGCGACGGCGCCTTCAGCCTGCTCCATATCGCCTTCGAACTCGCCCTCTTTTACGGCGATGATCGCCTCCGCCACCTTGCCGCAGAACAGCTTGATGGCGCGAATCGCGTCGTCGTTGCCCGGGATGATGTAGTCAACCAAGTCCGGGTCACAGTTCGTATCCACAACGGCAACGATGGGGATACCAAGCTTGCGGGCTTCGTGAACCGCCAGGGCTTCCTTCTTGAGGTCCACCACGAAGAGCGCGCCGGGCAGGCGTCCCATGTCCTTGATGCCACCGAAGAACCGCTCCAGGCGCTCCTTCTCTTCCATCAGCCCCTGGGCTTCCTTCTTGGTGACTTTTTCGAAAGTGCCGTCCACTTCCATGCGCTCCAGTTCGCGGAGATGCTTGATGCGCTGGGTAATGGTTCCCCAGTTTGTGAGCATCCCGCCGAGCCAGCGCTGGTTCACATAGAACTGCTTGGACTTGATGGCGGATTCGGCGATGGCGTCCTGGGCCTGCTTTTTGGTGCCGACAAACAGAACACACTGGTTGTTTTCGACCACGCTCTGGATGAACTTGCGCGCGTCCTCGAACATCTTCAGGGTCTGGTGGAGGTCGATGATGTAGATGCCGTTGCGGCCTCCATAGATGTAGCGCTTCATTTTCGGGTTCCAGCGCTTGGTCTGGTGGCCGAAATGCACGCCGGCCTCCAGGAGTTCCTTCATCGTTGTACTGGACAAAATCGTGTTCCTTTCTCTGGTTGTGTGCCTCCCCCCGCGCGGCAAAGGGGCGTCTCACGCGCGACAAGGGGCCCGCCGACAGTGCGGTAGGGCCGGATATCAAGCGTGAAGCCCCCTCGACCAAGAGACGGCGAGGGTGCGGAATGTCCTTGCATAGTTTAACACGCTGGGAGGCGCGAGGCAAGGCAGCCGAGGATTCAGGAGACAGGATTCAGGATTCAGCCCCGAGTTCAACGCGGAGGACGCAGAGGGGCGCAGAGGTAGCGCGGAGGATCGGAAATGGCGTGTGACTCGGTCCCCACGGCATCCTGAGCGAGGTGAGGAACGAACGCAGACGAAGGACGATCACAGGTCATCCATCGACTGCGTGCTTTCGCGAACTCTACTGGCTGGTATCCAAGCCGACGGCCCGGCGGGCTACGCCGATGGCGTCCGCGATGTCTACCGATGCCGCCGCGGGGGCATCCGGAACCAGGTTGAGCGTCTGGATATTGCTCGCGGTAGCCGGCGTAATCCCCGCGGCGATCTTGAGCGCGGAAACCGCATCTTGAAGCGTGAGGCTGGACCAGGCACCGTACACCCAGGTGTCGCCGAGGATAGTGGGACCCAAGCCACCGAAGAGGATCACCTTGCCGGCGTTGGAATCGTATGTCATCGATGCTCCGGACCGAATCGAAGGTCCGGACGGGGAGGTCTGTGTCCAGGTCGTCCCGTCCCAATCCCAAGTGTCGTTGTATCGCGTTGTGCCATTGCTGCCGCCGAACAAGACAGTCCTGCCACGGGTGGCGTCGAACGCGATCGTGGCAAATGTGCGCGGAAGGGGTCCCGTCGTAGCAACCTCGTGCCAGGCAACACCATCCCATTCCCAGGTCTCATTCAATCGGCCGAGGCTGGGGTTAAAGCCACCGAATAGAACCGACCGGTTTCGCAGGCTGTCGTAGGCCATCACCGCGCCTGAGCGCGGCGCCATTTCCGGCGGAACAACCTCCTGCTTCCATTCGATCCCATTCCACGTCCACACGTCGCCATAGAACGTCGCACTGCCGGTGCTTCCGCCGTAGATGACCGTTTTCGCAAGCGCCGTGTCGTATACCATCGACGCATATTGCCTGGCAGGCGGGCCCGTTGAAGAGGCCTTTGCCCAGGCAGCGCCATCCCATTCCCACGTCTCTCCGAGAGTGTTGAAGAGGACCAGTTTCGTTCGGACGCTGTCGTAGGCCAGGGAGGCATAGGTGGCCCCTGAAGGGGCGGTGCCGGAGAGCTTACTCCAGGCCATGCCGTCCCAAGCCCACATGTCCTTCAGGCTGCCGGACAAGTTGCTGCCACCCAGGAGGATCGACGTCTTGTGCGCGCTGTCGTAAGTCATCACCGCCCCGCTACGCGACGGCGGAGCCGTAGGTGCGGCCAACGCCCACGCGTTGCCGTCCCATTCCCAAGTGTCACTGAAGTCAGTAGTGCCGGTGTTATCGGACCCCGCGAACAGCACCGTCTTCGATCGGGCGGGATTGTAGGCCATCGACGCCCACATTCGGGCCGAAGGGCCCGTGCTGGAAACCTGCGCCCAGGCCGTTCCATCCCATTCCCACGTATCGCCGAGCAATGCGGTGGATGCGGAGCCCCCGAACAGGACGGTCTTGCCGCGCGCGCTGTCATATGCCATGCAGGCCATCGTGCGGGCCGGCGGGCCTGTGGTGGACACCTGCGTCCAGACGGCGCCGTCCCACTCCCACGTGTCCGTGCCTCCGCCGCCGCCCCCGAAAAGCACAATCCTGGCCCGCTGGCTGTCAAACGCCATGGTCGCACCTGAACGGGGGGAAGGGCCGGTACTGGCAACCTGCGTCCAGGTGCTTCCATCCCACTCCCAGGTGTCATTGAGGCTGGTATTGAAGGTGCCGCCGAAGAGAACGGTCTTTCCCCTGGCGCTGTCGTAAGCCATCGCCGGACGATACCGATAGCCCGGCCCGGTGGTGGCGACCTGCGCCCACGTGAGACCGTCCCATTCCCATGTGTCTCTGTAGTAGGTGTCTTTGGTGATGCCGCCGAACAGCACGGTTTTGCCGCGCGCGCTGTCGTACGCCATCGGGGCATCCGAACGAGGCGACGGACCGGTATAGGCGACGGGCTTCCAGGCGCTTCCATCCGACTCCCACGTGTCACCAAGGCGGCCGTTATTTACGTCGGAACCGCCGAACATGACCATCCTGCCGCGACCGGTGTCATAGGCCATGCCAGGACCGCCGCGTCCCTGCGGAGGGGCGACCTGGCGCCAACTCTGCGCGGTGGCTGCTTCGAGTCCGGCGAAGCCGAACAAGACGAGGATTGCCGCGAGGGCCCGACTAAACACGCCGAGGCGCCGCGCCAAGCAGACAAGCGTGAGGGTAAGACTGACAGGGTTGCCGGTGCAATCCGGCACATTTCGCAACACCAAACATCCCATATCAATCACACGTTCCGGCCCTTGAATCCATCGGGCCGACAGCGAGTGCGGGACAAGGAGACGATGCATGCTCCATATCGTAGCCGTCTCCACAGAGATTCGGCAATGCTCCCGGGCGCCAACGACGATCCAGATCACAGAATCACGGCTTAGAACGGGCGGGCGGTGGGGACGCATATGCGATATGCGTCATACGCCAAGGCAAGGACCAGGGCGGCGATGACGAGGATGCCTTCGGCCCTGCGTGAGAGGACCGGGCGCGCGCTATCCCCGGTCAGGCGTGCCATCAGCCAGAAG is a genomic window of Armatimonadota bacterium containing:
- a CDS encoding isoprenyl transferase, whose amino-acid sequence is MPTDIDLSRLPQHVAVIMDGNGRWAKRQGLPRVSGHAQGHYTVRRVTDLCGKLGIPYLTMYAFSNENWSRPADEVSGLMSLIEHVAHEEIQSLHAENVRFNIIGRLHELPASLKTELDRDMALTRDNTGLTLTLAINYGGRNEIVDAVRAIMREGTAPEAVDDALIGNHLYTAGMPDPDLLIRTAGELRVSNYLLWQIAYAEIHVTDVLWPDFSDEDFLNAVRDYQRRTRKFGGLAT
- the tsf gene encoding translation elongation factor Ts, which encodes MAISATQVKELRDETGAGMMDCKKALEASTGDKEEARKWLREKGLAGAAKRAARVAKEGTIGSYIHPVGRKIGVMIELNCETDFVARNDEFQTMARDLAMHIAAAKPEFVRREDIPAEFLANELEINLQLARNEGKPEAAVQKIAEGRVNKRMQELVLMEQPFVKSPDGRTVKDILDDLRAKMGEKIDVARFAAFRVGEGVEETEQAEA
- the pyrH gene encoding UMP kinase — encoded protein: MELVPPDMAAVLSPGSPAGGRWGDSAGPDVRRTRILLKLSGEAFAGDQCQGLDQDVISRFASEVSEVRARGVEIAIVVGGGNFVRGAATAGSGIEEAQAHYMGMLATVINALALQGILERLGTPCRVQSALQMQAVAEPFIRRRATRHLEKGRVVVFAAGTGNPYFTTDTAAALRATEIGADVLIMAKNRVDGVYDSDPNIYPTANKYHALTYEEVIRDRLKVMDLTALTHSMQHQMPIVVCDIGVHGNISRIVSGEDIGTLVSTRDAVAALLDRISGSS
- the rpsB gene encoding 30S ribosomal protein S2 is translated as MSSTTMKELLEAGVHFGHQTKRWNPKMKRYIYGGRNGIYIIDLHQTLKMFEDARKFIQSVVENNQCVLFVGTKKQAQDAIAESAIKSKQFYVNQRWLGGMLTNWGTITQRIKHLRELERMEVDGTFEKVTKKEAQGLMEEKERLERFFGGIKDMGRLPGALFVVDLKKEALAVHEARKLGIPIVAVVDTNCDPDLVDYIIPGNDDAIRAIKLFCGKVAEAIIAVKEGEFEGDMEQAEGAVAETAAPDADGEKPAEETAETIEEAAEENVVLGEAGEE
- the frr gene encoding ribosome recycling factor — encoded protein: MPNDIVKDAEHRMKQAVEATNKELRNIRTGRANAGILEHVTVNAYGTELPVNQVASIAVPEARQLLITPFDRNMLPALEKAILKSDLGLNPNSDGTCIRLNIPQMTEDRRKQMVKQTHGEVEHGRVAIRNVRRDANEHLQKSQKSHEMSEDELKRLQAEVQKLTDRYIVELDQVQKAKEAELMEV
- a CDS encoding kelch repeat-containing protein; the protein is MLRNVPDCTGNPVSLTLTLVCLARRLGVFSRALAAILVLFGFAGLEAATAQSWRQVAPPQGRGGPGMAYDTGRGRMVMFGGSDVNNGRLGDTWESDGSAWKPVAYTGPSPRSDAPMAYDSARGKTVLFGGITKDTYYRDTWEWDGLTWAQVATTGPGYRYRPAMAYDSARGKTVLFGGTFNTSLNDTWEWDGSTWTQVASTGPSPRSGATMAFDSQRARIVLFGGGGGGTDTWEWDGAVWTQVSTTGPPARTMACMAYDSARGKTVLFGGSASTALLGDTWEWDGTAWAQVSSTGPSARMWASMAYNPARSKTVLFAGSDNTGTTDFSDTWEWDGNAWALAAPTAPPSRSGAVMTYDSAHKTSILLGGSNLSGSLKDMWAWDGMAWSKLSGTAPSGATYASLAYDSVRTKLVLFNTLGETWEWDGAAWAKASSTGPPARQYASMVYDTALAKTVIYGGSTGSATFYGDVWTWNGIEWKQEVVPPEMAPRSGAVMAYDSLRNRSVLFGGFNPSLGRLNETWEWDGVAWHEVATTGPLPRTFATIAFDATRGRTVLFGGSNGTTRYNDTWDWDGTTWTQTSPSGPSIRSGASMTYDSNAGKVILFGGLGPTILGDTWVYGAWSSLTLQDAVSALKIAAGITPATASNIQTLNLVPDAPAAASVDIADAIGVARRAVGLDTSQ